The following are from one region of the Actinoplanes sp. L3-i22 genome:
- the pcaC gene encoding 4-carboxymuconolactone decarboxylase: MDQHFDEARAAGIAVRREVLGPAHVDRATAATTPFTRDFQDLITRYAWGEIWTRPGLDRRSRSMITLTALVALGHHDELAMHVRAARTNGLTVEEIKEVLLQTAIYCGVPAANTAFRIARQALDDL, from the coding sequence CTGGACCAGCACTTCGACGAGGCCCGCGCGGCCGGCATCGCGGTCCGCCGGGAGGTCCTCGGCCCGGCCCACGTCGACCGCGCGACCGCCGCGACCACCCCGTTCACCCGGGACTTCCAGGATCTGATCACCCGCTACGCCTGGGGCGAGATCTGGACCCGCCCCGGCCTGGACCGCCGCAGCCGCTCGATGATCACGCTGACCGCGCTGGTCGCCCTGGGCCACCACGACGAGCTGGCGATGCACGTCCGGGCCGCCCGCACCAACGGCCTGACCGTCGAGGAGATCAAAGAGGTCCTGCTGCAGACCGCCATCTACTGCGGAGTCCCGGCCGCCAACACCGCCTTCCGCATCGCCCGGCAGGCCCTCGACGACCTCTGA
- a CDS encoding DUF3159 domain-containing protein: protein MTQPESLSELLNGRRAAIDASWPAVGYLVGWLVFHSIWAGSAGALICALGVVGWRLRRGDKPRAVLIGLLGVCVAALIALHTGKAEDFFLLQILSNGASVLIWAISIVVRWPLLGLVVGAVLGQKTRWRRDPELLRAYSRASWVWVLQYVIRVAVFLPLYAAGWTATLAAARIALSWPLVAACLAVSWWVIQRTLPAGHPGLRHPVTEPQPV, encoded by the coding sequence ATGACGCAGCCGGAGTCGCTGTCGGAACTACTCAACGGGCGGCGCGCCGCCATCGACGCGTCCTGGCCGGCCGTCGGCTACCTGGTCGGCTGGCTGGTCTTCCACTCCATCTGGGCCGGTTCCGCGGGCGCGCTGATCTGCGCCCTGGGCGTGGTCGGCTGGCGCCTGCGCCGCGGCGACAAGCCCCGGGCGGTCCTGATCGGCCTGCTCGGCGTGTGCGTGGCCGCCCTGATCGCGCTGCACACCGGCAAGGCGGAGGACTTCTTCCTGCTGCAGATCCTCAGCAACGGCGCCAGCGTGCTGATCTGGGCGATCAGCATCGTGGTCCGCTGGCCGCTGCTGGGCCTGGTGGTCGGCGCGGTGCTGGGCCAGAAGACCCGCTGGCGGCGCGACCCGGAGCTGCTCCGGGCCTACTCGCGGGCCAGCTGGGTGTGGGTCCTGCAGTACGTCATCCGGGTCGCGGTCTTCCTCCCGCTCTACGCCGCCGGCTGGACGGCCACGCTGGCCGCCGCCCGGATCGCGCTGAGCTGGCCGTTGGTCGCGGCCTGCCTCGCGGTCAGCTGGTGGGTCATCCAGCGCACCCTCCCGGCCGGCCACCCCGGCCTGCGCCACCCGGTCACCGAGCCGCAGCCCGTCTGA